Within Sporosarcina sp. PTS2304, the genomic segment AAGTATCGCTCCAAGTAACTCCAGACACTATTAAAGATGCCGGGCAAGAATTTGGCCAAATTGGTGTCATCTACTCCAGCCCTTTAGAAAAAGGGATTATAAAATCATTTGTCTTCGGTGTTGAGCAAACGTACACAATGACGGTAAAAATTATTGAGTTACTGGGTATGCTTGTAACTGGTAAATTTACCATTGATGCGTTATCCGGACCAGTTGGTATTTATAAAGCAACTGAGGCGGTAGCGCAACATGGTATTTTCAATTTGATGAATTGGGCTGCTGTACTCAGTATCAATTTAGGAATCATGAACTTGTTGCCATTGCCGGCACTTGACGGTGGTAGATTATTATTTTTCCTATTTGAAGGTGTACGGGGTAAACCGGTCGATAAGCAAAAAGAAGGCATGGTGCATTTTGTTGGTATTATGTTACTGATGGTTTTGATGTTAGTTGTGACCTGGAATGACATTCAACGGTTTTTCTTCTAAAAGAGGTGGGAACATATCATGAAACAATCTAAAACGTTTATACCTACGATGCGGCAAACTCCTGCAGATGCAGAACTTCGATCGCATCAATTATTACTGCGAGCAGGCTGTATAAAGCAGACAGACTATGGAGTGTACACGTATTTAACGCTCGCTCAGAAAACGCTTCGTAAAATTCAAGAGATTGTTCGCCAAGAAATGGAAGCAATCGAATGTATAGAAATTTCCATGCCGACACTTCAATCTTCTAACGTTTGGAAAGAAGTAGGAAGAACAGGATCTTACGGTAAAGAACTATTTTTTCTAGAAGACCGTCATGCGAAAGAACTTGTTCTTAGTCCCAGTGATGAAGAACGAATGATTTCCTTATTGCGCGATGAAGTGAATTCATATAAAAGACTGCCGTTAACACTGTTTCAAATGAAAACGAAGTTTCGGGATGTTGAACGCCCGCGAAACGGTTTATTATACAGTCGTGAATTCATTATGAATGACGCATATTCTTTCCATGCTTCGGAAGAGAGTTTGGATGAAAAATATGAACAAATTATGCAGGCATTCACTAATATTTTAACGCGACTCGGTGTGCAGTCCCGCATGGTGATGGCTGATCGTGAGAAAGAAACCCATGAATTTATTGCTTTATCTTCCGCGGGCGAAGAAAAAATAGCACACAGTGATAGTTCATCATATGCAGCCACTATTGATTTGGCTGAAGTAAATATGAAATACGAGTTATCAGATGAAAAACCTCAACAGACGACAAAGGTAGCTACTCCTAATCAACGAACGGTGGAAGATGTAGCATCATTTCTTTCCGTAGAGCTAGATAAGATTATTAAGTCGTTGCTCTACATGATCGATGGAGAAAGCATAATGGTCATTTGTTGCGGCAATCATTATATTAATGAAAAGAAATTGCAACGTGCATTGCATGCAACTCAAGTAGAATTAGCAAGTGAACAGCAAGTGAAAGAATTACTCGGATGTTCAGTAGGTTCTGTCGGTCCTGTAAAGTTACCGGTAGGCGTGAAAGTGTATGCAGATCACGCGGTTATAGCGGTCGTCAATGGTGTTACAGGAGCAAATGAAGATGATTACCATTTAACAAATGTAAACCCGGAACGTGATTTTGCTATTGACGATTATCTTGATATTCGATATGTACAAGAAGGAGATGCGTCACCGGACGGTATTGGAACTATCCAATTCACTCAAGGTATCGGTATCGGCAAAATTTCCAAGCAAGGAACAGAATACAGCAAGCGGCTAAAAGGTATGTTCTTAAATGATCGCGGCAGAACACAGCCATTTATAATGGGCCGTTATGAACTGAGTATTTCGCGTTTACTGGCAGCGATTGCTGAACAGTATAATGATGACAGAGGATTGAAATGGCCAAAGCATTTAGCACCATTTGATATTCATTTAGTAGCCGTTAATTTGAAAGATGAAGTCCAACAGCAATTGGCTGATGAATTATACGCGGTGTTACAATCTTACCGGTACGATGTGTTATATGATGATCGTGCGGAAAGAGCAGGTGTGAAATTCGCAGACTCCGATTTAATAGGAATACCTGTACGAATTACAGTAGGCAAAAGAGCAGATGAAGGAATCGTTGAAGTGACATTCCGGCACAATGGAGATTCAACAGATTGGCAAAAAGAAGAGGTACTAGAAAAGTTACAATCCTTCTTTAGTGCAGAATAAAAACGAAGGGGAGTCCGTCAGTATCGGAACTTCCCTTCTTTTCGCGATAGAACGGAGGAATGCATAGTGGATGCCGCACAGAAGTTTTTAACATTACTGCAGCAGACTGGTCTGACAGATGATCAACTCATGCCATATTTTCGTAATGGTGAGTTGAATCGCGTAACGGTACAAAAAAAGTCTCGGGTATGGAAGTTCAATATTACGTTAGATGACGTGTTGCCGATCGAAGTATACCGCATTGTGCAGCAACGTGTGCATGGATCATTCGCAGCGATAGCGAATGTTCACCTGCAAATAGAAAGCCGCAATAAAACAACCGATGAACAATTGCTGATAGCGTATTGGCAAGATGTAGTAGAAGAATTGGCTGATATTTCACCGCCACTACGTCAATGTTTAGTTCAACAACAACCAAAATTGCACGGAGAAAAACTACTTATTACTTGTTCGAATGATTTAGAGTGTCAAACATTGAAAAATAAATATCTCGGACCACTCACGACAGCATATAAACAATTCGGGTTTCCTCAACTAGTGATGGATATATCGATTATTGAGAACCAACAAGCAGAAGAAGACCGTCAGAATTTCCTAACTCAAAAACAACTAGAAGAAGATCACTTATCAAAACAAGCGGGTATGCAATTAAAACAACGTGAATCGATGAAGAGTGAACAAGGGGAATCTGATAAGGCGTTAGTTCTTGGAACACCAATCAAACCAACAGAACCGATCGTACCAATACATGAAATTCAGGATGAAGAACGCCGCTTAGTCATTGAAGGTTTTGTATTTGATGCAGAAGTAAGAGAACTTCGCAGTGGACGCTCATTATTAACATTAAAGGTTACGGATTATACAGATTCTATTTTAGTGAAAATGTTTTCCAGAGACAATGAAGATGCAGAAATGATGAAATCCTTTAAAAAAGGAATGTGGGTACGTGCTAGGGGGGGTATCCAAAACGACACGTTCGTACGGGATTTAATTATGATGGCGCAAGACTTGGCTGTGATTGCTTCAGTTGAGCGGATTGATAAAGCACCCGAAGGACGAAAGCGAGTAGAATTACATGCACATACATCTATGAGTCAAATGGATGCGGTCGTTTCAGCACAGGCGTTGGTAGCCCAAGCTGCGAAATGGGGGCATCCTGCGATTGCCATTACAGATCACGCCAACGTACAGTCTTTTCCAGAGGCATATAACGCGGGAAAGAAACACGGTATTAAAGTGTTGTTCGGTTTGGAAGCTAATCTAGTAGATGATGGTGTGCCGATTGTATATGAGGAACAGCACAGATTACTGGAAACTGATACGTATGTTGTGTTTGACGTCGAGACTACTGGGTTATCTGCGGTGTATGACACGATTATTGAGTTAGCTGCAGTACGCGTTCGTGGTGGTGAGATTTTAGATCGTTTTGAACGCTTCGCTAATCCACATCATCCTTTATCTTCGGTTACGACCAATTTGACAGGGATCACAGATGATATGGTGAAAGATGCACCGGAAGTTTCTGAAGTAATGGAAGACTTTATAGAGTTTATAGGCGATGCGGTGTTAATTGCGCATAATGCTTCGTTTGATATGGGCTTTTTCTATGCTTCTTGTAAACGTGCTAAAATTGACGTAGCGGCTTATCCGGTTATTGATACATTAGAACTTTCGCGTTTTCTTTATCCCGAACTTCGAAACCACCGTTTGAATACGCTAGCGAAAAAATTCGATATAGAACTTACCCAACATCACCGGGCGATCTACGATACAGAAGCAACTGCGTATCTTTTCTTACGTTTACTGGCGGATGCCCAAGAAAAAGGCATCGAATGGTTAGATGATCTTAACAAAAATATTGGTGAAGGTGATGCGTACAAACGATCACGGCCGTCACATTGCACATTACTCGTTACAGACAATGAAGGTTTGAAAAATCTATTCAAATTAGTGTCTATCTCTCATATGGACTTTTTCTACAGGGTACCACGAATTCCGCGATCTTTACTCATGAAATATCGCAAAGGGATTTTGATTGGGTCGGGCTGCGATAAAGGTGAAGTTTTTGAAGGGCTTATGCAAAAGCCGATGGAGGAAGTGGAAGAAATCGCGAGCTTCTATGATTATTTAGAACTCCATCCAAAACCTGTGTATTCACACTTACTGGAACTCGATCTAATTCGAGATGAATGGAATTTGGAAGACATCATGAGAAAAATGCTGAAGCTTGGTAAGAAGACAGGATTACCGGTTTGTGCGACTGGTAATGTCCATTACTTAGATGAAACAGATGCTACTTATCGAAAAGTACTCGTACGTTCGCAAGGCGGAGCGAATCCGATGAATCGTCATTCGTTGCCGGAGGTTCATTTTAGGACGACAGATGAAATGTTGAAAGAGTTTGCATTTTTAGGTGAAGAGGTAGCAAAAGAAATTGTGATAGATAATCCACTGAAAATTATGGAACGAGTCGGAGACGTGAAACCGATCAAGGACGATTTATACACACCTAAAATTGAAGGTGCAGATGAGGAAGTACGTGAATTAACGTATTCGATGGCGCATCATATTTATGGAGATACGTTGCCTGAAATTATTGAAGCACGTATTGAAAAAGAATTGACATCAATTATTGACAATGGATTCGCTGTTATTTATTTAATTTCCCATAAACTTGTTAAAAAATCGCTTGATGAAGGATATTTGGTAGGTTCGCGTGGATCGGTAGGTTCTTCATTTGTTGCAACGATGATGGAAATTACTGAAGTAAATCCGATGCCGCCTCATTACGTCTGTCCTTCTTGTAAAACCTATGAATTCTTCGATGATGGATCTGTAGGTTCAGGCTATGATTTGCCGGATAAAGCCTGTCCAAACTGTGCGACAATGTTTAAAAAAGACGGGCAGGACATTCCGTTTGAAACCTTCTTAGGTTTTGCTGGAGATAAAGTACCCGACATCGATTTGAACTTTAGTGGAGAATATCAAGCGCATGCGCATAATTATACAAAAGAGTTATTCGGTGAAGATTATGTGTACCGGGCAGGAACGATCGGAACAGTTGCTGAAAAAACAGCATACGGTTATGTAAGAGGGTATATGAATGATAATGATATTCAAATGCGCGGAGCTGAGATTGATCGGCTAGTACAAGGATGTTCCGGCGTCAAAAGGAATACAGGACAGCACCCCGGGGGAATTATCGTGGTCCCTGATACGATGGATATTTTCGATTTCACACCGATTCAATTTCCAGCAGATGATATTGAGTCCAGCTGGCGCACCACTCATTTTGATTTTCACTCTATTGATAATAACTTATTGAAGTTGGATATTCTCGGACATGATGATCCGACAATGATTAAAATGTTAGAAGATCTATCAGGGATTGATGCGAAAACGATTCCGCCAGACGATCCTGGAGTTATGGCATTATTCAGTGGAACGGAATCATTAGGTGTTACGGAAAAACAAATTGATTGCAAAACAGGAACATTAGGTGTACCAGAGTTCGGTACACGTTTTGTTCGACAAATGCTTGAAGAAACAAAGCCATCCACATTCTCAGAATTAATACAGATTTCGGGTTTGTCACACGGCACCGACGTTTGGCTCGGCAACGCGCAGGAGCTAATCCAAAACAAAACATGTCAACTATCTGAAGTTATCGGCTGTCGTGATGATATAATGGTGTACTTGATCTATCAAGGGTTAGAACCTTCATTGGCGTTTAAGATCATGGAATCGGTCCGTAAAGGGAAAGGATTAACGCCAGAGTTTGAAGCAGAAATGAAAGCGAATAAAGTACCTGCGTGGTATATAAGCTCTTGTAAGAAAATCAAGTATATGTTCCCGAAAGCTCACGCTGCCGCTTATGTATTGATGGCGCTTCGTATTGCTTATTTCAAAGTTCATCATCCAATTATGTACTATGCAACTTACTTCACAGTACGTGCGACGGATTTTGACTTAATGACAATGGCTAAAGGTTCCGCATCCATTCGTGCGAAGGTTAAAGAAATCAATGATAAAGGATTAGACGCTCCACCGAAAGAGAAGAACTTAGTCGTCGTATTGGAAATTGCGCTTGAAATGGTAGAGCGTGGATTCACATTTGCGAAACCGGATTTGTATAAGTCTGACGCGACACGATTCATTATTGAAGACAATCAGCTAATACCACCGTTCAATGCAGTTCCTTCATTAGGAACGAATGTGGCGAAGACAATAGTGGAAGCTCGAAAAGATGGAGAGTTTTTATCGAAAGAGGACTTTCAAAAGAGAGGCCGTGTATCGAAGACAATTGTTGAGTATTTAGATAATTTTGGTTGCTTGGAAGGAATGCCTGATGCCAATCAATTATCCTTGTTCTAATAGTGTTTAACGGTTGCATCATTTGCAATGTAAAAGGCCATGTGATACGATTGAAACAACTTTTGCTATACGTCTTGCGGAAAAGAGTGGGGCTCCCCGCTCTTTTCTGTTGTTATTTTGAATTTCGGGAGGGATATCATTGAGTAAAATTACAGAGGAAGTCGAAAAGTTAGCAAGTCCAATTGTTGAAGAATTAGGACTTGAACTAGTTGACGTGGAGTTCTTAAAAGAAGGTCGTGATTGGTTTTTACGTATTTATATCGACACGCCTGAAGGAGCCATTGATATTGATCAATGTGCAGCTGTAAGTGAGAAGCTAAGTGAGGAACTAGACCGTGTAGACCCAATCACACAAAATTACTTCCTTGAAGTGTCTTCTCCCGGAGCG encodes:
- a CDS encoding PolC-type DNA polymerase III, with the protein product MDAAQKFLTLLQQTGLTDDQLMPYFRNGELNRVTVQKKSRVWKFNITLDDVLPIEVYRIVQQRVHGSFAAIANVHLQIESRNKTTDEQLLIAYWQDVVEELADISPPLRQCLVQQQPKLHGEKLLITCSNDLECQTLKNKYLGPLTTAYKQFGFPQLVMDISIIENQQAEEDRQNFLTQKQLEEDHLSKQAGMQLKQRESMKSEQGESDKALVLGTPIKPTEPIVPIHEIQDEERRLVIEGFVFDAEVRELRSGRSLLTLKVTDYTDSILVKMFSRDNEDAEMMKSFKKGMWVRARGGIQNDTFVRDLIMMAQDLAVIASVERIDKAPEGRKRVELHAHTSMSQMDAVVSAQALVAQAAKWGHPAIAITDHANVQSFPEAYNAGKKHGIKVLFGLEANLVDDGVPIVYEEQHRLLETDTYVVFDVETTGLSAVYDTIIELAAVRVRGGEILDRFERFANPHHPLSSVTTNLTGITDDMVKDAPEVSEVMEDFIEFIGDAVLIAHNASFDMGFFYASCKRAKIDVAAYPVIDTLELSRFLYPELRNHRLNTLAKKFDIELTQHHRAIYDTEATAYLFLRLLADAQEKGIEWLDDLNKNIGEGDAYKRSRPSHCTLLVTDNEGLKNLFKLVSISHMDFFYRVPRIPRSLLMKYRKGILIGSGCDKGEVFEGLMQKPMEEVEEIASFYDYLELHPKPVYSHLLELDLIRDEWNLEDIMRKMLKLGKKTGLPVCATGNVHYLDETDATYRKVLVRSQGGANPMNRHSLPEVHFRTTDEMLKEFAFLGEEVAKEIVIDNPLKIMERVGDVKPIKDDLYTPKIEGADEEVRELTYSMAHHIYGDTLPEIIEARIEKELTSIIDNGFAVIYLISHKLVKKSLDEGYLVGSRGSVGSSFVATMMEITEVNPMPPHYVCPSCKTYEFFDDGSVGSGYDLPDKACPNCATMFKKDGQDIPFETFLGFAGDKVPDIDLNFSGEYQAHAHNYTKELFGEDYVYRAGTIGTVAEKTAYGYVRGYMNDNDIQMRGAEIDRLVQGCSGVKRNTGQHPGGIIVVPDTMDIFDFTPIQFPADDIESSWRTTHFDFHSIDNNLLKLDILGHDDPTMIKMLEDLSGIDAKTIPPDDPGVMALFSGTESLGVTEKQIDCKTGTLGVPEFGTRFVRQMLEETKPSTFSELIQISGLSHGTDVWLGNAQELIQNKTCQLSEVIGCRDDIMVYLIYQGLEPSLAFKIMESVRKGKGLTPEFEAEMKANKVPAWYISSCKKIKYMFPKAHAAAYVLMALRIAYFKVHHPIMYYATYFTVRATDFDLMTMAKGSASIRAKVKEINDKGLDAPPKEKNLVVVLEIALEMVERGFTFAKPDLYKSDATRFIIEDNQLIPPFNAVPSLGTNVAKTIVEARKDGEFLSKEDFQKRGRVSKTIVEYLDNFGCLEGMPDANQLSLF
- the rimP gene encoding ribosome maturation factor RimP; the protein is MSKITEEVEKLASPIVEELGLELVDVEFLKEGRDWFLRIYIDTPEGAIDIDQCAAVSEKLSEELDRVDPITQNYFLEVSSPGAERPLKKDEDFEKAVGQYVFIKTYEPIDGLKEFEGYLLGYGPVFAKVEIRIKTRKVLVEIDKTKIAFARLAIDF
- a CDS encoding proline--tRNA ligase; translation: MKQSKTFIPTMRQTPADAELRSHQLLLRAGCIKQTDYGVYTYLTLAQKTLRKIQEIVRQEMEAIECIEISMPTLQSSNVWKEVGRTGSYGKELFFLEDRHAKELVLSPSDEERMISLLRDEVNSYKRLPLTLFQMKTKFRDVERPRNGLLYSREFIMNDAYSFHASEESLDEKYEQIMQAFTNILTRLGVQSRMVMADREKETHEFIALSSAGEEKIAHSDSSSYAATIDLAEVNMKYELSDEKPQQTTKVATPNQRTVEDVASFLSVELDKIIKSLLYMIDGESIMVICCGNHYINEKKLQRALHATQVELASEQQVKELLGCSVGSVGPVKLPVGVKVYADHAVIAVVNGVTGANEDDYHLTNVNPERDFAIDDYLDIRYVQEGDASPDGIGTIQFTQGIGIGKISKQGTEYSKRLKGMFLNDRGRTQPFIMGRYELSISRLLAAIAEQYNDDRGLKWPKHLAPFDIHLVAVNLKDEVQQQLADELYAVLQSYRYDVLYDDRAERAGVKFADSDLIGIPVRITVGKRADEGIVEVTFRHNGDSTDWQKEEVLEKLQSFFSAE